The Streptomyces sp. NBC_01775 genome includes a region encoding these proteins:
- a CDS encoding multifunctional oxoglutarate decarboxylase/oxoglutarate dehydrogenase thiamine pyrophosphate-binding subunit/dihydrolipoyllysine-residue succinyltransferase subunit: MSSQSPNSSPSTSTERKDAQGTDPAATFGPNEWLVDEIYQQYLQDPNSVDRAWWDFFADYQPESSDGATTPAGAGTPRDTSPAPAPSGAQPAPAAPAQSATEAPAAQQGAPAQGAPAASAGAPAKPAPASAPAAKPAAPAQPQAKPAQPAPSGGAKTAKAAGEAGEAPAEGPEYVALRGPSAAVAKNMNASLELPTATSVRAVPVKLLFDNRIVINNHLKRARGGKVSFTHLIGYAMVQALKAMPSMNHAFTEKDGKPTLVKPDHVNLGLAIDLVKPNGDRQLVVAGIKKAETLTFFEFWQAYEDIVRRARNNKLTMEDFSGVTCSLTNPGGIGTVHSVPRLMPGQGLIMGVGAMEYPAEFQGTSQDTLNRLGVSKVMTLTSTYDHRVIQGAASGEFLRQVANLLLGQNEFYDEIFKALRIPYEPVRWLQDIDASHDDDVTKAARVFDLIHSYRVRGHIMADTDPLEYKQRKHPDLDITEHGLTLWDLEREFAVGGFAGKSMMKLRDILGVLRDSYCRTTGIEYMHIQDPKQRKWIQDRVERSHAKPERDEQLRILRRLNAAEAFETFLQTKYVGQKRFSLEGGESVIPLLDAVIDAAAESRLDECVIGMAHRGRLNVLANIVGKPYAQIFQEFEGNLDPKSMHGSGDVKYHLGAEGTFTGLDGEQIKVSLTANPSHLEAVDPVVEGVARAKQDIIGKGGTDFTVLPVQLHGDAAFAGQGVVAETLNMSQLRGYRTGGTVHIVINNQVGYTAAPESARSSMYSTDVARMIEAPILHVNGDDPEAVVRAARLAFEYRQAFNKDVVIDLICYRRRGHNETDNPSFTQPLMYHLIDKKRSVRKLYTESLIGRGDITLEEAEQALQDFQGQLEKVFTEVRDAAATPLQTEVPAPQAEFPVGLDTAISQEVLKRIAESQVNLPDRVTVHPRLLPQLQRRAQMVEDGTIDWAMGETLAIGSLLMEGTPVRLSGQDSRRGTFGQRHAVLLDQKSGDDYTPLLYLSDDQARYNVYDSLLSEYAAMGFEYGYSLARPDALVMWEAQFGDFMNGAQTVIDEFISSAEQKWNQTSGVSLLLPHGYEGQGPDHSSARIERFLQLCAQNSMTVAMPTLPSNYFHLLRWQVHNPHHKPLIVFTPKSMLRMKAAASKAEEFTTGGFRPVIGDTLVDSGEMDPASVRKVVFCSGKVYYDLDAERQKRGLKDPGSAGDTAIIRLERLYPLPGAEIQSQMARFSGAEKFIWAQEEPANQGAWPFIALNLVDHLDLIIGSEPVPNADRLRRVSRPSSSSPAVGSGKRHAEEQAELVREVFDI; encoded by the coding sequence GTGTCGTCACAGTCCCCCAATAGCTCACCGAGCACCTCTACGGAACGGAAGGACGCGCAGGGCACAGATCCTGCCGCCACGTTCGGACCGAACGAGTGGCTCGTCGACGAGATCTACCAGCAGTACCTCCAGGACCCCAACTCGGTAGACCGAGCCTGGTGGGACTTCTTCGCTGACTACCAGCCGGAGTCCTCCGACGGGGCCACGACGCCGGCCGGCGCCGGTACCCCGCGGGACACCTCCCCGGCTCCCGCGCCCAGCGGCGCGCAGCCGGCTCCCGCCGCACCGGCGCAGAGCGCCACCGAGGCCCCCGCGGCACAGCAGGGCGCGCCCGCACAGGGTGCCCCGGCCGCCTCCGCGGGCGCACCGGCCAAGCCGGCGCCCGCGAGCGCGCCTGCCGCCAAGCCCGCCGCACCGGCGCAGCCCCAGGCCAAGCCGGCACAGCCCGCCCCCTCGGGCGGCGCCAAGACGGCGAAGGCGGCAGGGGAAGCCGGGGAGGCCCCCGCGGAGGGCCCGGAGTACGTGGCTCTGCGCGGTCCGTCCGCGGCCGTCGCGAAGAACATGAACGCTTCCCTGGAGCTGCCCACGGCCACGTCCGTGCGCGCCGTCCCGGTGAAGCTGCTGTTCGACAACCGCATCGTCATCAACAACCACCTCAAGCGCGCCCGCGGCGGCAAGGTGTCCTTCACGCACCTCATCGGCTACGCGATGGTGCAGGCGCTGAAGGCGATGCCCTCGATGAACCACGCGTTCACCGAGAAGGACGGCAAGCCCACCCTGGTCAAGCCCGACCATGTGAACCTCGGCCTGGCCATCGACCTGGTGAAGCCGAACGGCGACCGCCAGCTGGTCGTGGCCGGGATCAAGAAGGCCGAGACGCTGACCTTCTTCGAGTTCTGGCAGGCCTACGAGGACATCGTCCGGCGCGCGCGGAACAACAAGCTGACGATGGAGGACTTCTCCGGCGTCACCTGTTCGCTGACCAACCCCGGCGGCATCGGCACCGTGCACTCGGTGCCGCGTCTGATGCCGGGCCAGGGCCTGATCATGGGCGTCGGCGCGATGGAGTACCCCGCGGAGTTCCAGGGCACCTCGCAGGACACCCTGAACCGCCTGGGCGTCTCCAAGGTCATGACGCTGACCAGCACCTATGACCACCGGGTGATCCAGGGTGCGGCCTCGGGCGAGTTCCTGCGCCAGGTGGCGAACCTGCTGCTGGGCCAGAACGAGTTCTACGACGAGATCTTCAAGGCGCTGCGCATCCCCTACGAGCCGGTCCGCTGGCTCCAGGACATCGACGCCTCGCACGACGACGACGTCACCAAGGCGGCCCGGGTCTTCGACCTGATCCACTCCTACCGGGTGCGCGGCCACATCATGGCCGACACCGACCCGCTGGAGTACAAGCAGCGCAAGCACCCCGACCTGGACATCACCGAGCACGGGCTCACCCTGTGGGACCTGGAGCGGGAGTTCGCGGTCGGCGGCTTCGCCGGCAAGTCGATGATGAAGCTGCGCGACATCCTGGGCGTGCTGCGCGACTCGTACTGCCGCACCACCGGCATCGAGTACATGCACATCCAGGACCCCAAGCAGCGCAAGTGGATCCAGGACCGGGTCGAGCGCTCCCACGCCAAGCCGGAGCGCGACGAGCAGCTGCGCATCCTGCGCCGCCTCAACGCGGCCGAGGCGTTCGAGACCTTCCTCCAGACGAAGTACGTCGGCCAGAAGCGCTTCTCGCTGGAGGGCGGCGAGTCCGTCATCCCGCTGCTGGACGCGGTCATCGACGCGGCGGCCGAGTCCCGGCTGGACGAGTGCGTGATCGGCATGGCCCACCGCGGCCGGCTGAACGTGCTCGCGAACATCGTGGGCAAGCCGTACGCGCAGATCTTCCAGGAGTTCGAGGGCAACCTCGACCCCAAGTCGATGCACGGCTCCGGCGATGTGAAGTACCACCTGGGCGCCGAGGGCACCTTCACCGGTCTGGACGGCGAGCAGATCAAGGTCTCGCTCACCGCCAACCCTTCCCACCTGGAGGCCGTCGACCCGGTCGTCGAGGGTGTGGCGCGCGCCAAGCAGGACATCATCGGCAAGGGCGGCACGGACTTCACCGTCCTGCCCGTCCAGCTGCACGGTGACGCGGCCTTCGCGGGCCAGGGCGTGGTGGCCGAGACGCTGAACATGTCGCAGCTGCGCGGCTACCGCACCGGCGGCACGGTCCACATCGTCATCAACAACCAGGTCGGCTACACCGCGGCGCCCGAATCGGCGCGCTCGTCGATGTACTCCACCGACGTGGCCCGGATGATCGAGGCCCCGATCCTCCATGTGAACGGCGACGACCCCGAGGCCGTCGTGCGGGCGGCCCGGCTGGCCTTCGAGTACCGCCAGGCGTTCAACAAGGACGTGGTCATCGACCTGATCTGCTACCGCAGGCGTGGCCACAACGAGACGGACAACCCCTCGTTCACCCAGCCGCTGATGTACCACCTGATCGACAAGAAGCGCTCGGTGCGCAAGCTCTACACCGAGTCGCTGATCGGCAGGGGCGACATCACCCTGGAGGAGGCCGAGCAGGCGCTCCAGGACTTCCAGGGGCAGCTGGAGAAGGTCTTCACGGAGGTCCGTGACGCCGCCGCGACGCCGCTCCAGACGGAGGTCCCGGCCCCGCAGGCCGAGTTCCCCGTGGGCCTGGACACCGCGATCTCCCAGGAGGTCCTCAAGCGGATCGCCGAGTCCCAGGTCAACCTCCCCGACCGGGTCACCGTCCACCCCCGGCTGCTGCCGCAGCTCCAGCGGCGGGCGCAGATGGTCGAGGACGGCACGATCGACTGGGCGATGGGCGAGACGCTGGCCATCGGCTCACTGCTGATGGAGGGCACCCCGGTCCGGCTGTCGGGCCAGGACTCCCGGCGCGGCACCTTCGGCCAGCGGCACGCGGTGCTGCTCGACCAGAAGTCCGGGGACGACTACACCCCGCTGCTGTACCTCTCGGACGACCAGGCGCGCTACAACGTCTACGACTCGCTGCTGAGCGAGTACGCGGCGATGGGCTTCGAGTACGGATACTCCCTGGCCCGCCCGGACGCGCTGGTCATGTGGGAGGCGCAGTTCGGTGACTTCATGAACGGCGCGCAGACGGTGATCGACGAGTTCATCTCGTCCGCCGAGCAGAAGTGGAACCAGACCTCCGGGGTCTCCCTGCTGCTGCCGCACGGCTACGAGGGCCAGGGCCCGGACCACTCCTCGGCCCGGATCGAGCGGTTCCTCCAGCTGTGCGCGCAGAACAGCATGACGGTCGCGATGCCCACGCTGCCGTCGAACTACTTCCACCTGCTGCGCTGGCAGGTCCACAACCCGCACCACAAGCCGCTGATCGTCTTCACCCCGAAGTCGATGCTCCGGATGAAGGCGGCGGCCTCGAAGGCGGAGGAGTTCACCACCGGCGGCTTCCGTCCGGTCATCGGTGACACGCTCGTGGACAGCGGAGAGATGGACCCGGCGAGCGTTCGCAAGGTCGTCTTCTGCTCCGGCAAGGTCTACTACGACCTGGACGCCGAGCGGCAAAAGCGCGGTCTGAAGGACCCTGGTTCTGCTGGTGACACAGCGATTATCCGGCTGGAGCGGCTCTACCCGCTGCCCGGCGCGGAGATCCAGTCCCAGATGGCCCGCTTCAGCGGCGCGGAGAAGTTCATCTGGGCCCAGGAAGAGCCGGCCAACCAGGGTGCGTGGCCGTTCATCGCGCTCAACCTGGTCGACCACCTCGACCTGATCATCGGCTCGGAGCCGGTCCCGAACGCGGACAGGCTGCGCCGGGTCTCGCGTCCGTCCTCGTCCTCGCCCGCCGTGGGCTCGGGCAAGCGGCACGCGGAGGAGCAGGCGGAGCTGGTCCGGGAGGTCTTCGACATCTGA